The Henckelia pumila isolate YLH828 chromosome 2, ASM3356847v2, whole genome shotgun sequence genome includes a window with the following:
- the LOC140884543 gene encoding uncharacterized protein codes for MMMIRSSAESASTAARAVAFTTPQNYAGRLSHLVHLRGWAPLWCPTLVVESTPHTISCIQAAISASLLHCSAIAFTSRSGITAFADVLSGIETPPLTPYGEAFTISALGKDSELLDASFVEKLCGNPGRIRVVVPPIATPGGMVESIGSGEGRMVMCPVPLVVGIEEPPVVPEFLADLGRRGWVVLRVNAYETRWRRGEGGGGVEELVKRMKDGRGVDAIVFTSTGEVEGLLKSLGEVGLDWGTVRRMCPSMVAAAHGPVTAAGAERLGVCVDVVSSRFDSFDGLVDALDRCWNSFH; via the coding sequence atgatgatgataaggTCGAGTGCGGAGTCTGCTTCCACAGCAGCTCGTGCAGTTGCCTTCACCACACCACAGAACTACGCCGGTAGGCTCTCTCACCTCGTCCATCTCCGAGGTTGGGCTCCTCTGTGGTGTCCCACCCTCGTCGTCGAATCCACCCCACACACCATTTCTTGCATCCAAGCAGCCATCTccgcctccctcctccattgcTCCGCCATTGCATTCACTTCACGATCTGGGATCACGGCCTTTGCTGACGTCCTTTCCGGCATTGAAACGCCTCCGTTAACTCCATATGGCGAGGCATTCACCATTTCTGCGCTTGGGAAAGATTCGGAGTTGCTGGACGCGTCTTTTGTTGAGAAATTGTGTGGAAATCCTGGGAGGATAAGGGTCGTGGTTCCTCCGATTGCGACGCCTGGTGGGATGGTGGAGTCGATAGGATCGGGGGAGGGGAGAATGGTCATGTGCCCGGTTCCTCTCGTTGTTGGGATCGAAGAGCCGCCGGTGGTGCCTGAATTCCTGGCGGATTTGGGTCGGAGGGGATGGGTGGTGCTGAGAGTGAATGCGTACGAGACGCGGTGGCGCCGTGGAGAGGGCGGCGGCGGCGTCGAGGAATTGGTGAAAAGGATGAAGGACGGACGTGGAGTGGATGCCATTGTCTTCACGAGTACCGGAGAGGTGGAGGGGCTGCTGAAGAGCCTGGGTGAGGTGGGATTGGATTGGGGGACGGTGAGGCGGATGTGTCCGAGCATGGTGGCGGCGGCGCATGGCCCTGTCACGGCGGCGGGGGCTGAGAGATTGGGTGTGTGCGTTGATGTTGTGAGTAGTAGATTTGATAGTTTCGACGGTCTTGTGGATGCGCTTGATCGCTGCTGGAACTCTTTCCATTag
- the LOC140881202 gene encoding N-acylphosphatidylethanolamine synthase isoform X2: MRKMEWAARAEHLGGVPRKLVFLAVGALAKAVVNLFNTTTVYNVETLLRLVRSRPSGVPLLTVSNHMSTMDDPLMWGFKDFPITDPKLGRWVLAAEDICFKNSMLSYFFRVGKCIPITRGGGIYQEHMNEALDHLRDGSWVMPEKYIFGRRPPFPLWNREIRIVIGEPMMFDLHELKQRAVEMSKDLSFSSVGWPNTTPCGLDEAAQRCLYNIISERIRVAMEGLRNVAASAGKTVLKPRN, translated from the exons aTGAGGAAGATGGAGTGGGCGGCGAGAGCTGAGCACCTGGGTGGAGTACCTCGGAAGTTAGTGTTCTTGGCTGTGGGAGCACTCGCTAAGGCAGTAGTCAATCTGTTCAATACCACCACAGTTTACAACGTCGAAACCCTCCTCCGCCTCGTCCGATCCCGCCCTTCCGGCGTTCCGTTACTCACTGTGAGCAATCATATGTCAAC GATGGATGACCCATTGATGTGGGGGTTTAAGGATTTCCCAATCACGGACCCAAAATTAGGTAGATGGGTACTAGCTGCAGAAGACATATGCTTCAAAAATTCCATGCTGTCGTATTTTTTCCGAGTTG GTAAATGTATTCCGATAACAAGGGGAGGTGGAATCTATCAGGAGCATATGAATGAGGCTCTTGACCACTTGAGAGATGGATCTTGG GTAATGCCCGAGAAGTATATTTTTGGTAGAAGACCCCCTTTTCCCTTGTGGAACAGGGAGATAAGGATAGTTATCGGTGAACCAATGATGTTCGACCTCCATGAATTAAAGCAGAGGGCCGTAGAGATGTCAAAGGATTTATCGTTTTCCAGTGTTGGATGGCCCAACACCACTCCTTGTGGACTCGATGAAGCTGCACAAAGGTGTCTATATAACATTATTTCAGAACGCATTCGCGTGGCCATGGAGGGTTTGCGGAATGTTGCTGCTTCTGCTGGTAAAACAGTTTTAAAGCCACGCAACTGA
- the LOC140881202 gene encoding N-acylphosphatidylethanolamine synthase isoform X3, with amino-acid sequence MMDDPLMWGFKDFPITDPKLGRWVLAAEDICFKNSMLSYFFRVGKCIPITRGGGIYQEHMNEALDHLRDGSWLHTFPEGKVCQEDAPIRRLKWGAASLIVRAPITPIVLPIVHNGFDKVMPEKYIFGRRPPFPLWNREIRIVIGEPMMFDLHELKQRAVEMSKDLSFSSVGWPNTTPCGLDEAAQRCLYNIISERIRVAMEGLRNVAASAGKTVLKPRN; translated from the exons AT GATGGATGACCCATTGATGTGGGGGTTTAAGGATTTCCCAATCACGGACCCAAAATTAGGTAGATGGGTACTAGCTGCAGAAGACATATGCTTCAAAAATTCCATGCTGTCGTATTTTTTCCGAGTTG GTAAATGTATTCCGATAACAAGGGGAGGTGGAATCTATCAGGAGCATATGAATGAGGCTCTTGACCACTTGAGAGATGGATCTTGG TTGCATACATTTCCGGAGGGAAAAGTGTGTCAAGAAGATGCACCTATACGAAGATTGAAGTGGGGGGCTGCCAGTCTTATTGTTCGGGCCCCCATAACTCCAATAGTTTTGCCAATAGTTCATAATGGTTTTGACAAG GTAATGCCCGAGAAGTATATTTTTGGTAGAAGACCCCCTTTTCCCTTGTGGAACAGGGAGATAAGGATAGTTATCGGTGAACCAATGATGTTCGACCTCCATGAATTAAAGCAGAGGGCCGTAGAGATGTCAAAGGATTTATCGTTTTCCAGTGTTGGATGGCCCAACACCACTCCTTGTGGACTCGATGAAGCTGCACAAAGGTGTCTATATAACATTATTTCAGAACGCATTCGCGTGGCCATGGAGGGTTTGCGGAATGTTGCTGCTTCTGCTGGTAAAACAGTTTTAAAGCCACGCAACTGA
- the LOC140881202 gene encoding N-acylphosphatidylethanolamine synthase isoform X1, which yields MRKMEWAARAEHLGGVPRKLVFLAVGALAKAVVNLFNTTTVYNVETLLRLVRSRPSGVPLLTVSNHMSTMDDPLMWGFKDFPITDPKLGRWVLAAEDICFKNSMLSYFFRVGKCIPITRGGGIYQEHMNEALDHLRDGSWLHTFPEGKVCQEDAPIRRLKWGAASLIVRAPITPIVLPIVHNGFDKVMPEKYIFGRRPPFPLWNREIRIVIGEPMMFDLHELKQRAVEMSKDLSFSSVGWPNTTPCGLDEAAQRCLYNIISERIRVAMEGLRNVAASAGKTVLKPRN from the exons aTGAGGAAGATGGAGTGGGCGGCGAGAGCTGAGCACCTGGGTGGAGTACCTCGGAAGTTAGTGTTCTTGGCTGTGGGAGCACTCGCTAAGGCAGTAGTCAATCTGTTCAATACCACCACAGTTTACAACGTCGAAACCCTCCTCCGCCTCGTCCGATCCCGCCCTTCCGGCGTTCCGTTACTCACTGTGAGCAATCATATGTCAAC GATGGATGACCCATTGATGTGGGGGTTTAAGGATTTCCCAATCACGGACCCAAAATTAGGTAGATGGGTACTAGCTGCAGAAGACATATGCTTCAAAAATTCCATGCTGTCGTATTTTTTCCGAGTTG GTAAATGTATTCCGATAACAAGGGGAGGTGGAATCTATCAGGAGCATATGAATGAGGCTCTTGACCACTTGAGAGATGGATCTTGG TTGCATACATTTCCGGAGGGAAAAGTGTGTCAAGAAGATGCACCTATACGAAGATTGAAGTGGGGGGCTGCCAGTCTTATTGTTCGGGCCCCCATAACTCCAATAGTTTTGCCAATAGTTCATAATGGTTTTGACAAG GTAATGCCCGAGAAGTATATTTTTGGTAGAAGACCCCCTTTTCCCTTGTGGAACAGGGAGATAAGGATAGTTATCGGTGAACCAATGATGTTCGACCTCCATGAATTAAAGCAGAGGGCCGTAGAGATGTCAAAGGATTTATCGTTTTCCAGTGTTGGATGGCCCAACACCACTCCTTGTGGACTCGATGAAGCTGCACAAAGGTGTCTATATAACATTATTTCAGAACGCATTCGCGTGGCCATGGAGGGTTTGCGGAATGTTGCTGCTTCTGCTGGTAAAACAGTTTTAAAGCCACGCAACTGA
- the LOC140883563 gene encoding protein LEAD-SENSITIVE 1 — protein MLLRWEVLGEMVGVLSDKIQRDQVKPGDHVYSWRHSYLYAHHGIYIGNGKVIHFTRGAGHEIGIGTVLDRFIFSASPSDGSGSPCPRCGDHSGDSGVISSCLECFLSGGELYVFQYGVSTPYFIAKARGGTCTLACSDPPDDVLHRAEYLLQNGFGVYHIFKNNCEDFAIYCKTGLLVFTTVSVGRSGQAASFIAAATVVVSSPLRFMTTGFSGLALVGCGIYCMSRIVSDIGIRRDVMKIPVERLVARPNLDLPEGTAQDPEEEESKMLQKDMDG, from the exons atgcTTCTTCGTTGGGAAGTTTTGGGGGAAATGGTGGGAGTGCTATCCGACAAAATCCAGAGAGATCAAGTGAAGCCCGGCGATCATGTCTATTCGTGGAGGCACTCCTATCTTTACGCTCACCATG GAATATACATTGGAAATGGAAAAGTTATCCATTTTACGCGGGGAGCAGGACACGAGATCGGAATTGGAACAGTGTTGGATCGCTTTATTTTCAGCGCATCTCCATCGGATGGATCCGGCTCTCCATGTCCTAGATGTGGGGACCACTCCGGTGACAGCGGTGTCATCTCTTCTTGCCTTGAATGTTTTCTTTCTGGTGGCGAGCTATATgtgtttcaatatggtgtctcGACACCATATTTCATCGCCAAAGCTCGAGGGGGAACGTGTACCCTTGCCTGTTCTGACCCACCCGATGATGTCCTTCACCGTGCTGAATACCTCCTTCAGAATGGTTTCGGTGTCTACCACATTTTCAAGAACAACTGTGAGGATTTCGCCATATACTGCAAGACAGGTTTGCTCGTCTTTACGACCGTCAGTGTTGGACGAAGTGGGCAAGCTGCATCCTTTATAGCAGCAGCTACCGTCGTCGTCTCGTCACCACTTCGCTTTATGACCACTGGATTCTCTGGTTTGGCGCTGGTGGGTTGTGGCATATATTGTATGAGTCGAATCGTCTCTGATATCGGAATACGGAGGGATGTGATGAAAATACCTGTTGAGAGACTTGTGGCACGCCCCAACTTAGATTTGCCGGAAGGGACAGCACAGGATCCTGAGGAAGAAGAATCCAAGATGTTGCAGAAAGACATGGATGGCTGA
- the LOC140880568 gene encoding 2-methylpropanoate--CoA ligase CCL4-like, with amino-acid sequence MYPLKQSPANYNSWLLLSPDLQETHNPLWKKSWKPSCKKLDSRAATKCIIQTPESVPLMNNKSAPFVHETERFPESKMKRRSRAANTTPLTPVGFLERAAVVYGDCTSVIYKEETYTWSETHARCVRLASSIVSLGIKKGDVVSVVAPNIPAMCELHFAVPMAGAILNNVNLRLDAKAISNLLQHSESKLVFVDYQSSSSVLEAVSLFPPNLKRPVLVLINEDDQDDNQINGSYDHFQMIYEKMVKNGDPGFKWIRPDSEWEPITLNYTSGTTSSPKGVLHSHRGAFLIAIDSLLDWSVPKQPVYLWTLPMFHANGWSYAWGMAAVGGVNVCLRRVDGPSICDALRKHKVTHMCGAPVVLNMITNYLGGKPLDSPVQIMTAGAPPPAAVLGQAERSGFIVSHGYGLTETGGLVVTCAWKQEWNDLPDQERAQLKARQGVASIGFAEADVVEPETGASVKRDGATIGEIVLKGGSVMLGYLKDPEGTSYCMRDNGWFYTGDVGVMHPDGYLEVKDRSKDIIICGGENLSSVEVEAVLYSHPAVNEAAVVARPDTFWGETPCAFVSLKENLKEKPTEKEIREFCKARMPLYMVPRMVVFKAELPKTSTGKLQKFLLRDMAKALTPKLSVVESDKLH; translated from the coding sequence ATGTACCCACTGAAGCAATCTCCCGCAAATTACAATTCTTGGCTTCTTTTGTCACCAGATCTCCAAGAAACACACAACCCACTGTGGAAGAAATCATGGAAACCGAGTTGTAAAAAGCTTGATTCCAGGGCTGCAACAAAATGCATCATTCAAACTCCTGAATCTGTGCCTCTCATGAATAACAAATCCGCACCTTTCGTTCATGAAACCGAAAGATTCCCAGAAAGCAAGATGAAGCGAAGATCTCGTGCGGCGAACACGACTCCTCTCACTCCTGTAGGGTTCTTGGAAAGGGCTGCTGTGGTTTATGGAGACTGCACTTCTGTTATTTACAAGGAGGAAACTTATACATGGTCTGAAACTCACGCCAGATGTGTGAGATTGGCTTCTTCGATCGTGTCTCTTGGCATCAAGAAAGGCGACGTGGTTTCTGTAGTGGCGCCAAATATCCCTGCCATGTGTGAGCTCCATTTTGCGGTTCCTATGGCTGGAGCCATTCTCAATAACGTTAATCTTCGGTTGGATGCGAAAGCCATCTCCAATTTGCTTCAGCACAGTGAGTCTAAGCTTGTGTTTGTTGATTATCAATCATCTTCGTCTGTTCTGGAAGCTGTTTCTCTGTTTCCTCCGAATCTGAAACGCCCTGTTTTAGTTCTGATCAATGAAGATGATCAAGATGATAATCAGATCAATGGGAGTTATGATCATTTCCAAATGATTTACGAGAAAATGGTGAAAAATGGTGATCCGGGATTCAAATGGATTCGTCCCGACAGCGAGTGGGAACCGATTACTCTGAATTACACCTCCGGCACCACCTCTTCTCCTAAAGGAGTGCTGCACAGCCACCGCGGAGCATTCTTGATAGCTATAGATTCTTTACTTGATTGGTCAGTTCCAAAGCAGCCGGTGTACTTGTGGACGCTTCCTATGTTCCACGCCAACGGGTGGTCCTACGCCTGGGGCATGGCCGCCGTTGGCGGCGTTAACGTGTGCCTCCGCCGTGTCGATGGACCCTCCATCTGTGATGCATTACGCAAGCATAAAGTAACACACATGTGCGGCGCACCGGTGGTGCTAAACATGATAACTAATTACCTCGGCGGGAAACCTCTGGATAGTCCCGTTCAAATCATGACCGCCGGCGCGCCACCTCCAGCGGCGGTCCTCGGCCAGGCGGAGAGATCAGGTTTCATCGTGAGCCATGGATATGGGTTGACGGAAACCGGCGGGCTTGTGGTAACATGCGCGTGGAAGCAAGAATGGAACGATCTGCCGGATCAAGAAAGAGCCCAACTGAAAGCAAGACAAGGAGTGGCGAGCATCGGATTCGCGGAGGCCGACGTAGTGGAGCCCGAAACAGGGGCGAGCGTGAAAAGGGACGGGGCGACAATAGGCGAAATCGTGTTAAAAGGTGGATCCGTGATGCTTGGATACCTCAAAGATCCCGAAGGAACCTCGTACTGCATGAGGGACAACGGCTGGTTTTACACCGGAGACGTGGGCGTGATGCACCCGGACGGATACTTGGAAGTGAAAGACAGGTCCAAGGACATCATCATCTGCGGCGGCGAGAACCTGAGCAGCGTGGAGGTGGAGGCCGTGCTTTACTCCCATCCGGCGGTGAACGAGGCGGCGGTGGTGGCGCGTCCCGACACGTTCTGGGGAGAGACGCCTTGCGCGTTCGTGAGCTTGAAGGAGAATTTGAAAGAGAAGCCGACTGAGAAGGAGATAAGGGAGTTCTGCAAGGCGAGGATGCCGCTTTATATGGTCCCGAGAATGGTGGTTTTCAAGGCGGAGCTTCCGAAGACTTCGACTGGTAAACTTCAGAAGTTTCTGCTCAGAGATATGGCGAAAGCTTTGACTCCGAAGTTGAGTGTGGTTGAATCCGATAAGCTCCATTAA
- the LOC140882735 gene encoding 2-methylpropanoate--CoA ligase CCL4-like: MYPLKQSLANYNTSLLSSPYLQETHNLLWKKSWKPSCKKLDSMTATKCIIQPSESVPLTNNKSVPFVQENERSSAANSTPLTPLRFLERAAVIYGDCTSVIHNEKTYTWSETHARCVRLASSIVSLGIKKGDVVSVVAPNIPAMCELHFAVPMAGAILNNVNLRLDAKAISNLLQHSESKLVFVDYQSSSSVLEAVSLFPPNLKRPVLVLINEDDNQINGSYDHFQMIYEQMVKNGDPGFKWIRPDSEWEPITLNYTSGTTSSPKGVLHSHRGAFLIAIDSLLDWSVPKQPVYLWTLPMFHANGWSYAWGMAAVGGVNVCLRRVDGPSICEALRKYKVTNMCGAPVVLNMITNYLGGKPLDSPVQIMTAGAPPPAAVLGLAEKLGFVVSHGYGLTETGGPVVTCAWKKEWNNLPALERAKLKARQGVRTIGFAESDVVDPETGASVKRDGKTIGEIVLKGGSVMLGYLKDPEGTSYCMKDDGWFYTGDVGVMHPDGYLEVKDRSKDIIICGGENLSSVEVEAVLYSHPAVNEAAVVARPDTFWGETPCAFVSLKEDLEEKPTEKEIREFCKARMPLYMVPRTVVFRAELPKTSTGKLQKFLLRDMAKALPPKSRVSESD, translated from the coding sequence ATGTATCCACTGAAGCAATCTCTTGCAAATTATAACACTAGCCTTCTTTCCTCACCATATCTCCAAGAAACACACAACCTCCTGTGGAAGAAATCATGGAAACCGAGTTGTAAAAAGCTCGATTCCATGACCGCAACAAAATGCATCATTCAACCTTCAGAATCCGTGCCTCTCACGAATAACAAATCCGTCCCTTTCGTTCAAGAAAACGAGAGATCTTCTGCGGCGAATTCAACCCCTCTCACTCCTTTAAGGTTCTTGGAAAGGGCTGCCGTGATTTATGGAGACTGCACTTCCGTTATTCACAACGAGAAAACTTATACATGGTCTGAAACTCATGCCAGATGTGTGAGATTGGCTTCTTCGATCGTGTCGCTAGGCATCAAGAAAGGCGACGTGGTTTCTGTAGTGGCGCCTAATATCCCTGCCATGTGTGAGCTTCATTTTGCGGTTCCTATGGCTGGAGCCATTCTCAATAACGTTAATCTTCGGTTGGATGCGAAAGCCATCTCCAATTTGCTTCAGCACAGTGAGTCTAAGCTTGTGTTTGTTGATTATCAATCATCTTCCTCTGTCCTGGAAGCTGTTTCTCTGTTTCCTCCGAATCTGAAACGCCCTGTTTTAGTTCTGATCAATGAAGATGATAATCAGATCAATGGGAGTTATGATCATTTCCAAATGATTTACGAGCAAATGGTGAAAAATGGTGATCCGGGATTCAAATGGATTCGTCCCGACAGCGAGTGGGAACCGATTACTCTGAATTACACCTCCGGCACCACCTCTTCTCCTAAAGGAGTGCTGCACAGCCACCGCGGAGCATTCTTGATAGCTATAGATTCTTTACTTGATTGGTCAGTTCCAAAGCAGCCGGTGTACTTGTGGACGCTTCCTATGTTCCACGCCAACGGGTGGTCCTACGCCTGGGGCATGGCCGCAGTTGGCGGCGTCAACGTGTGCCTCCGCCGTGTCGATGGACCTTCCATATGCGAAGCGTTACGAAAGTATAAAGTGACAAATATGTGTGGTGCACCGGTGGTGCTAAACATGATAACTAATTACCTTGGCGGGAAGCCTCTGGATAGTCCAGTTCAAATCATGACCGCCGGTGCGCCGCCTCCAGCGGCGGTTCTAGGCCTGGCGGAGAAACTGGGATTCGTCGTGAGCCATGGATATGGGTTGACGGAGACCGGCGGGCCTGTGGTAACATGCGCGTGGAAGAAAGAATGGAACAATCTGCCAGCACTAGAAAGAGCCAAACTGAAAGCAAGACAAGGAGTTCGGACCATCGGATTCGCGGAGTCCGATGTAGTCGATCCCGAAACAGGGGCGAGCGTGAAAAGGGACGGAAAAACAATAGGCGAAATCGTGTTAAAAGGTGGATCCGTGATGCTTGGATACCTCAAAGATCCCGAAGGAACCTCGTATTGCATGAAAGATGATGGCTGGTTCTACACCGGAGACGTGGGCGTGATGCACCCGGACGGATACTTAGAGGTGAAAGACAGGTCCAAGGACATCATCATCTGCGGCGGCGAGAACCTGAGCAGCGTGGAAGTGGAGGCCGTGCTTTACTCCCACCCGGCGGTGAACGAGGCGGCGGTGGTGGCGCGTCCCGACACGTTCTGGGGAGAGACGCCTTGCGCGTTCGTGAGTCTGAAGGAGGACTTGGAAGAGAAGCCGACGGAGAAGGAGATAAGGGAGTTCTGCAAGGCGAGGATGCCGCTTTATATGGTCCCGAGAACGGTGGTTTTCAGGGCGGAGCTGCCGAAGACTTCGACCGGTAAACTCCAGAAGTTTCTGCTCAGAGATATGGCGAAAGCTTTGCCCCCGAAGTCGAGGGTGAGCGAATCCGATTAA